From Anopheles arabiensis isolate DONGOLA chromosome 3, AaraD3, whole genome shotgun sequence, a single genomic window includes:
- the LOC120901728 gene encoding ER membrane protein complex subunit 4: MTTKVAAKKFKWALDFNTKPRSSGSDIAAPPGYNPSADVISSKVVNQTDQSHLILKKSWEIALGPIKQFPMNLVIMYMSGNSISIFPIMMVVMMFIRPVKMMLSTHSTFKVIEGISATGQKLVFLLGNLVNIGLALYKCHSMGLLPTHASDWLAFVEPQRRLEYSGGGISLL, encoded by the exons ATGACGACCAAGGTGGCAGCTAAGAAGTTTAAATGGGCGCTAGATTTCAACACCAA aCCGCGCAGCAGTGGATCCGACATTGCGGCACCGCCCGGTTACAATCCTTCGGCGGACGTGATTAGCAGCAAGGTGGTCAACCAGACCGACCAGAGCCACCTGATCCTGAAGAAGTCGTGGGAGATTGCACTCGGTCCGATCAAGCAGTTTCCCATGAACCTGGTCATCATGTACATGTCGGGCAATTCTATCAGCATCTTTCCGatcatgatggtggtgatgatgtttATCCGGCCGGTCAAGATGATGCTGTCGACGCATTCCACGTTCAAAGTGATTGAAGGCATTTCCGCCACCGGACAGAAGCTGGTGTTTCTGCTGGGCAACCTTGTTAACATTGGGCTGGCGCTTTACAAGTGCCACAGCATGGGCCTGCTTCCGACGCATGCGTCCGATTGGCTCGCGTTCGTCGAGCCGCAAAGAAGGTTGGAATATTCCGGCGGCGGCATCTCGTTACTCTGA